A window of Tistrella mobilis contains these coding sequences:
- a CDS encoding HPr kinase/phosphorylase has protein sequence MDRRLFGWRIASEIPLPELPPWTGAGQSESDDRPADITIRRGPVPARFAEIRVERPLFTISADGEMRIDVKGHHVFLVRDGREVVVDTGTPDDADCHTYLLGPVLGALCHQRGEVILHAAVLRFGDAAVAFCGQSGAGKSTLAATLLARGHRMLADDVTVLRRAAGGTQAWPAYPRMRLWQDAASRSAIDTSTLDRCVFDLEKFVVPVDPAFDTTPLPLAALVHLDRCDDPADEALIPLKGLKAAGQLRDNLYRAGMAYAMEQATPLLQATARLAAGIPRHLIARRHIDDGAAERLADRIEAAIGA, from the coding sequence CCTGCCTGAACTGCCCCCATGGACCGGGGCCGGGCAGTCGGAGAGCGACGACCGGCCGGCCGATATCACCATCCGCCGCGGGCCCGTGCCCGCCCGCTTTGCCGAGATCCGCGTGGAACGCCCGCTGTTTACCATCTCTGCGGACGGCGAGATGCGGATCGACGTCAAGGGTCATCATGTCTTCCTGGTCCGCGACGGCCGCGAGGTCGTGGTCGATACCGGCACGCCAGACGATGCCGACTGCCACACCTATCTTCTGGGCCCGGTGCTCGGCGCGCTCTGCCATCAGCGCGGCGAGGTGATCCTGCATGCCGCCGTACTGCGCTTCGGCGATGCGGCGGTGGCGTTCTGCGGCCAGTCGGGCGCCGGCAAATCCACCCTCGCCGCCACCCTGCTCGCCCGCGGCCATCGCATGCTGGCCGATGACGTCACGGTGCTGCGGCGGGCCGCCGGCGGCACCCAGGCCTGGCCGGCCTATCCGCGCATGCGCCTCTGGCAGGATGCCGCCAGCCGCAGCGCCATCGATACCAGCACGCTCGACCGCTGCGTCTTCGACCTCGAGAAATTCGTCGTGCCCGTCGATCCCGCCTTCGACACCACCCCCCTGCCGCTCGCCGCCCTTGTCCATCTGGACCGCTGCGACGATCCGGCGGACGAGGCACTGATCCCGCTCAAGGGGCTGAAGGCCGCCGGCCAGCTGCGCGACAATCTCTACCGCGCCGGCATGGCCTATGCGATGGAGCAGGCCACGCCCCTGCTGCAGGCCACCGCCCGCCTCGCCGCCGGCATCCCCCGCCACCTGATCGCCCGCCGCCATATCGACGACGGCGCGGCGGAGCGGCTGGCAGATCGGATCGAGGCGGCGATCGGGGCGTGA